One genomic region from Streptomyces sp. NBC_01304 encodes:
- a CDS encoding methyltransferase domain-containing protein has product MSAARRGKSVLKAGVKRVLGRAGFDIVRSTNNRDGADDFIPFEPTMRAAQAAGLSVGDYIDEVMNGTPGATQSTIDELRTLGVFAADPDTVLEIGPGSGRYLEKTLNECAPDRYEIYETAAPWADYLVDTFSVVAQPTEGCSLAATPDASIDLVQAHKVFNTVTFLCASRYFFEMARVTRPGGRIVFDVMTETCLDPATVRAWATQGGEGHDSYPAAMPRRTCVDHFATLDCDLEASFLTPMGVASTEVLVFKKAA; this is encoded by the coding sequence ATGAGCGCAGCACGACGGGGAAAGTCAGTCTTGAAGGCGGGGGTCAAGCGTGTCTTGGGTCGTGCCGGATTCGACATCGTGCGCAGCACCAACAACCGTGACGGAGCAGACGACTTCATCCCGTTCGAACCAACCATGCGGGCCGCACAGGCGGCCGGTCTGTCGGTCGGTGACTACATCGACGAGGTCATGAACGGTACGCCCGGCGCCACCCAGTCCACCATCGACGAACTACGCACGCTCGGCGTCTTCGCGGCCGACCCGGACACGGTGCTCGAGATCGGCCCCGGGTCCGGGCGGTACCTGGAGAAGACGCTGAACGAGTGCGCACCGGACCGCTACGAGATCTACGAGACGGCAGCGCCCTGGGCCGACTACCTCGTGGACACCTTCAGCGTGGTCGCCCAACCGACCGAAGGGTGCAGCCTCGCCGCGACACCGGACGCCAGCATCGACCTCGTTCAGGCCCACAAGGTCTTCAACACCGTGACGTTCCTCTGTGCCTCCCGCTACTTCTTCGAGATGGCACGTGTCACGCGACCCGGTGGCCGGATCGTCTTCGACGTCATGACGGAGACCTGCCTGGACCCGGCCACCGTGCGCGCCTGGGCGACGCAGGGCGGTGAGGGGCACGACTCCTATCCGGCCGCCATGCCCCGCCGGACCTGCGTGGACCACTTCGCGACCCTCGACTGCGACCTGGAGGCCAGCTTTCTGACTCCCATGGGGGTCGCCTCGACCGAGGTGCTCGTCTTCAAGAAGGCGGCCTGA
- a CDS encoding RNA polymerase sigma factor: MTWDGEEDAARPPAGAVREPAQFEALVEQHSTALHGYFARRAPGAADDLLSELWLQAYAGRHGFDAERGVARAWLFGVARNVLSAHWRRAAQEGRSAPGEGGAGDPWEAVDARLDASALAPALRAVLGELPDAERELLLLIAWEQLSPTEAAAVVGIPPGTARSRLHRARTKLRECAALSSTGLTGDQE; the protein is encoded by the coding sequence GTGACTTGGGACGGGGAAGAGGACGCCGCCCGGCCACCGGCCGGGGCGGTGCGGGAACCCGCGCAGTTCGAGGCGCTGGTGGAGCAGCACTCGACGGCGTTGCACGGCTACTTCGCGCGCCGTGCGCCCGGCGCCGCCGACGATCTGCTCTCGGAGCTGTGGCTGCAGGCGTACGCGGGTCGGCACGGCTTCGACGCGGAGCGCGGGGTGGCCAGGGCCTGGCTGTTCGGGGTGGCCAGGAACGTGCTGTCCGCGCATTGGCGGCGGGCCGCGCAGGAGGGGCGGTCGGCGCCCGGCGAGGGCGGGGCCGGTGACCCGTGGGAGGCGGTGGACGCCCGGCTCGACGCGTCCGCCCTGGCGCCCGCCCTGCGCGCGGTGCTCGGTGAACTGCCCGATGCCGAGCGGGAGTTGCTGCTCCTGATCGCCTGGGAGCAGCTGAGCCCGACCGAGGCGGCCGCCGTGGTCGGCATACCTCCGGGCACCGCCAGATCCCGGCTGCATCGTGCCCGCACCAAGCTGCGCGAGTGCGCGGCACTCAGCTCCACCGGACTGACAGGAGACCAGGAATGA
- a CDS encoding oxygenase MpaB family protein: MHGDPIMWIAGIRALYLQALHPRAVRGVTQNSDFRKDAWGRLLRTAHFVGTLSYGTTEAAELAGAKVRRIHRHITATDPDTGETYGVDEPELLLWVHCAEIDSYLTVARRSGIPLTDALADRYIDEQRAAARLVGLDPVDVPANRAEMTAYFASVRPQLAAGPEARTVDDFLRQPPTHPLLVPARALLWRQVADLAYAALPPYAHKLYNRKAPPRATVDRRLRIAGHILRTIPARVRWQLPPKHILRAMARLGPGSRPAPYKLKGGAAILDGPGRAQRNDGGDSTRWRTPG; this comes from the coding sequence ATGCACGGCGACCCCATCATGTGGATCGCCGGGATCCGCGCCCTCTACCTGCAGGCCCTGCACCCCCGCGCGGTCCGCGGCGTCACCCAGAACTCCGACTTCAGGAAGGACGCCTGGGGCCGGCTGCTGCGCACCGCCCATTTCGTCGGCACCCTCAGCTACGGCACCACCGAGGCCGCCGAACTGGCCGGAGCCAAGGTACGTCGCATCCACCGCCACATCACCGCCACCGACCCCGACACCGGCGAGACCTACGGCGTCGACGAGCCCGAGCTGCTCCTGTGGGTGCACTGCGCCGAGATCGACTCCTACCTCACCGTGGCCCGCCGCTCCGGCATCCCACTGACCGACGCACTCGCCGACCGCTACATCGACGAACAGCGCGCCGCCGCCCGCCTCGTCGGCCTCGACCCCGTCGACGTACCGGCGAACAGGGCGGAAATGACGGCATATTTCGCGTCCGTACGTCCCCAACTGGCGGCCGGACCCGAGGCGCGCACCGTCGACGACTTCCTGCGGCAGCCACCCACGCACCCCCTCCTGGTCCCGGCCCGCGCCCTGCTGTGGCGGCAGGTCGCCGACCTCGCGTACGCCGCCCTGCCCCCGTACGCACACAAGTTGTACAACCGGAAGGCGCCACCCCGAGCCACGGTCGACCGTCGCCTGCGGATCGCGGGCCACATCCTGCGCACGATTCCCGCCCGCGTACGCTGGCAGCTACCTCCCAAGCACATTCTGCGGGCCATGGCACGACTCGGCCCCGGCAGCCGACCGGCACCGTACAAACTGAAGGGCGGGGCCGCCATACTGGACGGGCCGGGGAGGGCGCAGCGAAATGACGGGGGCGACAGCACGAGATGGCGGACACCAGGCTGA
- a CDS encoding serine/threonine-protein kinase: MADTRLIQGRYRLLDLIGRGGMGEVWRARDESLGRHVAVKCLKPMGPSHDASFTRILRERFRREARVAAALQHRGVTVVHDFGESDGVLYLVMELLEGRNLSQLLEDNRQHPLTVPDIVDITEQVAHALAYTHDQGIVHRDLKPANIMKLTDGTVKICDFGIARLGHDIGFTAKLTGTNIAMGTPHYMSPEQIGGDPVDHRSDLYSLGCVLYEIATGAPPFDLADAWAVLVGHRDTAPQPPRSHRSDLPEYLERIILDLLAKRPDSRPDDARELARRITAARTGTAAPATQSVHHAPTVVARPEQPPTNEPRLPSWTRGMTTGHKATGAGLRSTPPDTSAGLTGEWIPRTEGRRVPVTGQSKPERPTPSPELLSVLVSRHNAGLSLGRLGRWTEAGEVHRAVATEREHALGPDHPDTLASRYEVGFTLSRTGRAGDALREYSRVAEGRERTLGAEHADTLAARQEMAYVLGQLGRHFEAHQVYSSVLAARERSPRLGPDHPDTLRCRHNLAYNLSRLGRLEDSYRMARDVAVARARVLGPDHPDTLVTRYEVAYALGQLGRWSEALSTYREVAEARRQVLGADHLDTLAARYEVGISLGRLGRSAEALTLYRDLIDDRTRVHGPNDPETLRARHGLGVNLGRLGRWEEALDEARNVCAIRERVLGADHPDTLVSRREVAVGLGWLGRWADALTEYRKVAAAREQVLGADHPDALASRNDEAHCLEQLGRSAEAVDLYRRVAALRQQRGAQGR; the protein is encoded by the coding sequence ATGGCGGACACCAGGCTGATTCAGGGCCGGTACCGGCTGCTCGATCTGATCGGGCGCGGCGGCATGGGCGAGGTGTGGCGTGCCCGGGACGAGTCGCTCGGGCGGCACGTCGCCGTCAAGTGCCTCAAGCCGATGGGGCCGAGCCACGACGCGTCGTTCACGCGCATCCTGCGTGAGCGGTTCCGCCGTGAGGCCCGGGTCGCCGCCGCCCTGCAGCACCGCGGCGTCACCGTCGTGCACGACTTCGGGGAGTCCGACGGCGTCCTGTACCTGGTCATGGAGCTCCTGGAGGGCCGCAACCTCAGCCAGCTCCTGGAGGACAACCGGCAGCACCCGCTGACCGTCCCGGACATCGTCGACATCACCGAACAGGTCGCCCACGCCCTCGCGTACACCCATGACCAGGGCATCGTGCACCGCGACCTGAAGCCCGCGAACATCATGAAGCTCACCGACGGCACGGTGAAGATCTGCGACTTCGGCATCGCCCGCCTCGGCCACGACATCGGCTTCACCGCCAAGCTCACCGGCACCAACATCGCCATGGGCACCCCGCACTACATGTCGCCCGAGCAGATCGGCGGCGACCCCGTCGACCACCGCAGCGACCTGTACTCGCTCGGCTGCGTCCTGTACGAGATCGCCACCGGCGCCCCGCCGTTCGACCTCGCCGACGCCTGGGCCGTCCTGGTCGGACACCGCGACACCGCGCCCCAGCCGCCCCGCAGCCACCGCTCCGATCTGCCCGAATACCTTGAGCGGATCATCCTCGACCTGCTCGCCAAGCGGCCGGACAGCCGCCCCGACGACGCCCGCGAACTCGCCCGCCGCATCACCGCCGCCCGCACCGGAACCGCGGCCCCCGCCACACAGTCGGTGCACCACGCGCCCACCGTGGTCGCCCGCCCCGAGCAGCCGCCGACCAACGAGCCCCGGCTGCCGTCCTGGACCCGCGGCATGACCACCGGCCACAAGGCGACCGGAGCGGGCCTGCGCAGCACGCCCCCCGACACGTCGGCGGGCCTCACGGGGGAGTGGATCCCGCGCACCGAAGGCCGCCGGGTCCCCGTGACCGGGCAGTCCAAGCCGGAACGCCCCACGCCTTCGCCCGAGTTGCTGTCCGTCCTCGTCAGCCGGCACAACGCGGGCCTCAGCCTGGGCCGCCTCGGCCGCTGGACCGAGGCCGGCGAGGTGCACCGCGCGGTCGCCACGGAACGCGAGCACGCGCTCGGCCCCGACCACCCCGACACCCTCGCCAGCCGCTACGAGGTCGGCTTCACCCTCAGCCGCACCGGCCGTGCCGGCGACGCCCTGCGCGAGTACAGCCGCGTCGCCGAGGGCCGCGAGCGCACCCTCGGCGCCGAGCACGCCGACACCCTCGCCGCCCGCCAGGAAATGGCGTACGTCCTCGGCCAGTTGGGCCGACACTTCGAGGCCCACCAGGTGTACTCCTCGGTCCTCGCCGCCCGCGAACGCTCCCCGCGCCTGGGTCCCGACCACCCCGACACCCTGCGCTGCCGGCACAACCTCGCGTACAACCTGAGCCGCCTCGGCCGCCTAGAGGACTCCTACCGCATGGCCCGGGACGTGGCCGTCGCCCGCGCCCGGGTGCTCGGCCCGGACCACCCCGACACCCTCGTCACGCGCTACGAAGTGGCGTACGCACTCGGCCAGTTGGGCCGCTGGAGCGAGGCCCTGAGCACCTATCGCGAGGTCGCCGAGGCCCGCCGCCAGGTCCTCGGCGCCGACCACCTCGACACCCTCGCCGCCCGCTACGAGGTCGGCATCAGCCTCGGCCGCCTCGGCCGCAGCGCCGAAGCCCTCACCCTCTACCGAGACCTCATCGACGACCGCACGCGCGTGCACGGCCCGAACGACCCCGAGACCCTGCGCGCCCGGCACGGCCTCGGCGTCAACCTCGGCCGCCTCGGCCGCTGGGAGGAAGCCCTCGACGAGGCGCGCAACGTCTGCGCGATCCGCGAGCGGGTCCTGGGCGCCGACCACCCCGACACCCTCGTCAGCCGCCGCGAGGTGGCCGTCGGCCTCGGCTGGCTGGGCCGCTGGGCCGACGCCCTCACCGAGTACCGCAAGGTCGCCGCGGCCCGCGAACAGGTCCTGGGCGCCGACCACCCCGACGCCCTGGCCAGCCGCAACGACGAGGCACACTGCCTGGAACAGCTCGGCCGGAGCGCCGAGGCGGTCGACCTGTACCGCAGGGTTGCGGCGCTGCGGCAGCAGCGTGGCGCCCAGGGGCGCTGA
- a CDS encoding enoyl-CoA hydratase/isomerase family protein, whose amino-acid sequence MADVTEVRVDVDAAGVAVITLDGPERLNTLSGGALRALGAAYRRCDADDAVRAVVLTGAGRAFCAGADLSPRAAAFAAPKGDFTASPVQPPAWRVRKLVIAAVNGHAIGIGLTVALQCDVRFVAEDAKVAVPQVRRGMVGDCQSHFTLRRAVGLAVAAELLLTGRTLTGREAADRGIASRALPASDVLPAALTLAREVATEANPASVALSKRLLWADLDADAVEREETRAHLALLGTDDAKEGAAAWRERRPPRWTSSAGDHVDPA is encoded by the coding sequence GTGGCAGACGTGACCGAGGTCCGCGTCGACGTCGACGCGGCCGGCGTCGCCGTGATCACGCTCGACGGACCGGAGCGCCTGAACACGCTGTCCGGCGGAGCCCTGCGGGCGCTGGGCGCCGCCTATCGCCGCTGTGACGCCGACGACGCCGTACGCGCCGTCGTCCTCACCGGTGCCGGGCGGGCCTTCTGCGCCGGTGCCGATCTCTCCCCACGAGCTGCCGCCTTCGCCGCCCCGAAGGGCGACTTCACCGCGTCTCCCGTCCAGCCGCCTGCCTGGCGTGTGCGCAAGCTGGTGATCGCCGCGGTGAACGGTCATGCGATCGGCATCGGACTCACCGTCGCGCTGCAGTGCGATGTCCGATTCGTGGCCGAGGACGCCAAGGTGGCCGTCCCGCAGGTGCGGCGCGGCATGGTCGGTGACTGCCAGTCGCACTTCACGCTGCGGCGTGCGGTCGGCCTCGCGGTCGCGGCCGAGCTGCTGCTGACCGGACGGACGCTGACCGGCCGGGAGGCCGCCGACCGCGGCATCGCGAGCCGCGCCCTGCCCGCCTCCGACGTACTGCCCGCCGCGCTGACGCTCGCCCGCGAAGTGGCGACCGAGGCCAACCCCGCCTCGGTCGCCCTGAGCAAACGGCTGTTGTGGGCGGATCTGGACGCCGACGCCGTGGAACGGGAGGAGACCCGCGCCCATCTCGCGCTCCTCGGCACCGACGACGCCAAGGAAGGCGCCGCGGCCTGGCGGGAGCGCCGCCCACCGCGTTGGACCTCAAGCGCCGGTGACCACGTGGACCCCGCCTGA
- a CDS encoding TIGR03617 family F420-dependent LLM class oxidoreductase, whose protein sequence is MTHHLPVDTQLVAALGEEGTAARRLKEQGFDGAFTFEGGHDVFFPLVTAAREGVGLDLMTNIAVALPRSPVHLAHAAWDLQQLSGGRFRLGLGSQVKAHVTRRHGSRFDPPVGRMREWIGATKAVLNSWADGEPLAYEGKFTSHTLMPPTFRPEPSPHPVPPVLLAALGPRMTATAGEVADGLLVMPFNSARHVRERTLPALAEGLAKAGRPQLGGAGDTFEVVAEVIVGCGRDEREMAQARAGVRRLLAFYASTPAYRPVLDVHGWSELQPDLQALTRAGRWAELPDAIDDTMLHTLAAVGSPKEVAAEIQARWQGVATRLAFYQPYSAHPDTTGELLAAIRAGEDTHGVAGGGE, encoded by the coding sequence ATGACGCACCACCTGCCCGTCGACACCCAGTTGGTGGCCGCGCTCGGCGAGGAAGGCACCGCCGCCCGGCGGCTCAAGGAACAGGGCTTCGACGGCGCCTTCACCTTCGAGGGCGGCCACGACGTGTTCTTTCCGCTCGTAACCGCCGCGCGGGAGGGTGTCGGGCTCGATCTGATGACCAACATCGCGGTGGCGCTGCCCCGTTCGCCGGTCCATCTCGCGCATGCGGCCTGGGACCTTCAGCAGCTCTCCGGCGGCCGATTCCGGCTGGGGCTCGGAAGTCAGGTGAAGGCGCACGTCACCCGTCGGCACGGGTCCCGGTTCGACCCGCCGGTCGGGCGCATGCGGGAGTGGATCGGCGCGACGAAGGCCGTACTGAACTCCTGGGCGGACGGCGAACCCCTCGCCTACGAAGGCAAGTTCACCAGCCACACCCTCATGCCGCCGACGTTCCGGCCGGAGCCCTCGCCCCATCCCGTCCCGCCGGTGCTGCTCGCGGCGCTCGGCCCGCGGATGACCGCGACGGCCGGGGAGGTGGCCGACGGGCTGCTCGTCATGCCCTTCAACAGCGCCCGGCACGTGAGGGAGCGCACCCTGCCCGCTCTCGCCGAGGGACTCGCGAAGGCGGGACGCCCTCAACTCGGCGGCGCGGGCGACACGTTCGAGGTGGTGGCCGAGGTCATCGTGGGGTGCGGGCGCGACGAGCGGGAGATGGCACAGGCGCGGGCCGGGGTGCGGCGACTGCTCGCGTTCTACGCCTCGACACCCGCGTACCGGCCCGTTCTCGATGTCCACGGCTGGAGCGAACTCCAGCCGGATCTCCAGGCGTTGACACGCGCCGGACGGTGGGCCGAGCTGCCCGACGCGATCGACGACACCATGCTCCACACCCTGGCCGCGGTCGGTTCGCCGAAGGAGGTGGCCGCCGAGATCCAGGCACGTTGGCAGGGCGTGGCCACGCGGCTGGCGTTCTACCAGCCGTACAGCGCTCATCCCGACACCACGGGAGAGCTCTTGGCGGCGATCCGGGCGGGCGAGGACACGCATGGCGTGGCCGGCGGGGGTGAGTGA